The following are encoded in a window of Haloarcula halophila genomic DNA:
- a CDS encoding DoxX-like family protein yields MSDDAIYVERRVDGSLDAVWERTQEPDEHERWDLRFSEIDYLPREEGDPQRFTYRTGIGFGLAVEGTGESVATNEDGEETTSVLSFASEQARSLITEGRGFWRYVETDDGVRFLTEYNYDTRWGALGRLVDRVAFRPLLGWATALSFDVLARWVEDGTPPETSYRALLAHAVARVGLVLIWGYQGLVPKLLVGHPAELAPFRRLGLGAMAQEAVIALGVLELAVGVALLWRWRSAWLAYLAGLAPVGLTAGAVIADPAVALGPYNPVVTTIGMAALGVVAGSLAGDLPTARNCLRTPPEE; encoded by the coding sequence ATGAGCGACGACGCGATCTACGTCGAGCGCCGTGTCGACGGGTCACTGGACGCGGTCTGGGAGCGGACACAGGAGCCGGACGAACACGAGCGGTGGGACCTGCGGTTCTCTGAGATCGATTACCTTCCCCGCGAGGAAGGCGACCCACAGCGGTTCACCTATCGGACGGGGATCGGTTTCGGACTCGCCGTCGAGGGGACCGGCGAGTCAGTCGCCACGAACGAGGACGGCGAAGAGACCACCTCGGTCCTCTCCTTTGCCAGCGAGCAGGCTCGCTCGCTCATCACCGAGGGACGGGGGTTCTGGCGGTACGTCGAGACCGACGACGGAGTTCGGTTTCTGACGGAGTACAACTACGACACTCGCTGGGGAGCACTCGGCCGTCTGGTCGACCGGGTCGCGTTCCGCCCGCTGTTGGGGTGGGCCACTGCGCTCAGTTTCGACGTGCTGGCCCGCTGGGTCGAAGACGGGACGCCGCCGGAGACCAGCTATCGGGCGCTGCTCGCCCACGCAGTCGCTCGCGTGGGACTCGTACTGATCTGGGGCTACCAGGGTCTCGTCCCGAAACTGCTCGTCGGACACCCGGCCGAACTCGCTCCCTTCCGTCGGCTGGGCCTCGGGGCGATGGCCCAGGAGGCCGTCATCGCACTGGGCGTCCTCGAACTGGCCGTCGGGGTCGCGCTGCTGTGGCGCTGGCGCTCGGCGTGGCTGGCGTATCTCGCCGGTCTCGCCCCGGTCGGCCTGACCGCCGGAGCAGTTATCGCGGACCCAGCGGTCGCGCTCGGCCCGTACAACCCCGTCGTGACGACCATCGGGATGGCCGCGCTCGGGGTCGTCGCCGGCTCGCTCGCGGGCGATCTCCCCACGGCGCGGAACTGCCTGCGGACGCCTCCGGAGGAGTGA
- a CDS encoding DUF7333 family protein — MQFDFTRSVVPLVVIVAVATVALTTVMTPTTVFMMVLPSMIVFSVVAFFLGMKNGEFRASH; from the coding sequence ATGCAATTCGACTTCACGCGCTCGGTGGTTCCACTCGTCGTGATCGTCGCCGTCGCGACTGTCGCTCTCACGACCGTGATGACCCCCACAACAGTCTTTATGATGGTCCTGCCCTCGATGATCGTCTTCTCGGTCGTCGCGTTCTTCCTCGGGATGAAAAACGGCGAGTTCCGCGCTTCACACTGA
- a CDS encoding nucleotide exchange factor GrpE: MTEQDAAEDETEPEDGSGDAPAGDLEEAPEGVDTDEIDLTDVVGEDGEFEVDDDLRERVETAGADDIARELAALRARTEQLEADRDSLEAERDELESKLKRKQADFQNFKKRMEKRQEEEKQRATEDLVTRLFGVRDNLKRALEQDEDADIRDGVEATLRQLDDAFDAEGVDVIEPDPGQDVDPTQHQVLARVESDEAAGTIAEVHRPGYEMAEKVLREAQVTVSEE, from the coding sequence ATGACCGAGCAGGACGCTGCCGAGGACGAGACGGAACCCGAGGACGGATCGGGTGACGCGCCCGCTGGCGACCTCGAAGAGGCCCCCGAGGGTGTCGATACGGACGAGATCGACCTGACCGACGTCGTCGGCGAGGACGGGGAGTTCGAAGTCGACGACGACCTCCGCGAGCGTGTCGAAACGGCCGGCGCGGACGATATCGCCCGCGAACTGGCTGCTCTGCGTGCTCGGACAGAACAGCTCGAAGCCGATCGCGATTCGTTGGAAGCGGAACGAGACGAACTGGAGTCGAAGCTCAAGCGCAAGCAAGCGGACTTCCAGAACTTCAAAAAGCGGATGGAGAAGCGCCAGGAAGAGGAGAAACAACGGGCCACCGAGGATCTCGTCACCCGCCTGTTCGGCGTCCGGGACAACCTCAAGCGGGCGCTCGAACAGGACGAGGACGCCGACATCCGCGACGGCGTCGAGGCGACGCTGCGCCAGCTCGACGACGCCTTCGACGCGGAAGGCGTCGACGTGATCGAGCCTGACCCGGGACAGGATGTCGACCCGACACAGCATCAAGTACTCGCCCGTGTCGAGAGCGACGAGGCCGCCGGCACGATCGCCGAGGTCCATCGGCCGGGGTACGAGATGGCCGAGAAGGTGTTGCGAGAGGCGCAGGTTACCGTCAGTGAAGAGTAG
- the dnaK gene encoding molecular chaperone DnaK, producing the protein MASNKILGIDLGTTNSAFAVMEGNDPEIIVNAEGERTTPSVVAFDDGERLVGKPAKNQAVKNPEQTIQSIKRHMGEDDYTVTLDGEEYTPEQVSAMILQKIKRDAEEYLGDEIEKAVITVPAYFNDRQRQATKDAGEIAGFEVERIVNEPTAAAMAYGLDDESDQTVLVYDLGGGTFDVSILDLGGGVYEVVATNGDNSLGGDDWDEAIIDYLADEFEDEHGIDLREDRQALQRLTEAAEEAKIELSSRKETRINEPFIATTDDGPLDLESKLSRAKFESLTEDLIQRTVGPTEQALSDAGYDKGDIDEVILVGGSTRMPQVQEKVEEMTGQSPKKNVNPDEAVSLGAAIQGGVLSGDVDDIVLLDVTPLSLGVEVKGGLFERLIDKNTTIPTEESKIFTTAQDNQTQVQIRVFQGEREIAEENELLGAFSLQGIPPAPAGTPQIEVTFNIDENGIVNVEAEDKGSGNREDITIEGGAGLSDEQIEEMQEEAEEHQEEDQQRRERIEARNEAEASIRRAETLIEENEEEIDEDLQSDIEEKIEDVQEVLEDEDATKEDYEEVTEELSEELQEIGKQMYEGQAQQAAGGAAGGAAGAGPGGAAGPGGAGPGGAAGGAAGQGEEYVDADFEDVDEDDEE; encoded by the coding sequence ATGGCGAGCAACAAGATTCTGGGTATCGACCTCGGGACCACGAACAGCGCGTTCGCGGTCATGGAAGGTAACGACCCCGAAATTATCGTCAACGCCGAGGGCGAACGCACGACACCCTCCGTCGTCGCGTTCGACGACGGCGAGCGGCTTGTCGGCAAGCCCGCGAAGAACCAGGCGGTCAAGAACCCCGAGCAGACCATCCAGTCGATCAAGCGCCACATGGGCGAGGACGACTACACGGTCACGCTCGACGGCGAGGAGTACACGCCCGAGCAGGTCTCGGCGATGATCCTCCAGAAGATCAAACGGGACGCCGAGGAGTATCTCGGCGACGAGATCGAGAAGGCGGTCATCACGGTCCCCGCCTACTTCAACGATCGACAGCGGCAGGCGACCAAGGACGCCGGCGAGATCGCCGGCTTCGAGGTCGAGCGCATCGTCAACGAGCCCACGGCCGCGGCGATGGCCTACGGGCTCGACGACGAGTCAGACCAGACGGTGCTGGTCTACGACCTCGGTGGGGGGACCTTCGACGTCTCTATCCTCGATCTCGGCGGCGGCGTCTACGAGGTCGTCGCCACGAACGGGGACAACAGCCTCGGCGGCGACGACTGGGACGAGGCGATCATCGACTACCTGGCCGACGAGTTCGAAGACGAACACGGGATCGACCTCCGTGAGGACCGTCAGGCCCTCCAGCGGCTGACCGAGGCCGCCGAGGAGGCCAAGATCGAACTCTCCTCGCGCAAGGAGACCCGGATCAACGAGCCGTTCATCGCGACGACCGACGACGGCCCGCTCGACCTGGAGAGCAAGCTCAGCCGTGCGAAGTTCGAGTCCCTGACCGAGGACCTCATCCAGCGGACCGTCGGCCCGACGGAGCAGGCGCTTTCCGACGCCGGCTACGACAAGGGCGACATCGACGAGGTCATCCTCGTCGGTGGCTCCACCCGGATGCCACAGGTCCAGGAGAAAGTCGAGGAGATGACCGGCCAGTCCCCGAAGAAGAACGTCAACCCGGACGAGGCCGTCTCGCTGGGCGCGGCGATCCAGGGTGGTGTCCTCTCGGGCGACGTCGACGATATCGTCCTGCTCGACGTGACGCCGCTCTCGCTCGGTGTCGAGGTCAAGGGTGGCCTCTTCGAGCGACTCATCGACAAGAACACGACGATCCCGACCGAGGAGTCCAAGATCTTCACGACCGCCCAGGACAACCAGACGCAGGTCCAGATCCGCGTCTTCCAGGGCGAACGTGAGATCGCCGAGGAGAACGAACTGCTCGGCGCGTTCTCGCTGCAGGGCATCCCGCCGGCCCCCGCCGGCACCCCGCAGATCGAAGTGACGTTCAACATCGACGAGAACGGCATCGTCAACGTCGAAGCCGAGGACAAGGGCTCGGGCAACCGCGAGGACATCACCATCGAAGGCGGTGCCGGCCTCTCGGACGAGCAGATCGAAGAGATGCAGGAAGAAGCCGAAGAGCACCAGGAAGAGGACCAGCAGCGCCGCGAGCGCATCGAGGCCCGCAACGAAGCCGAGGCGTCGATCCGCCGCGCCGAGACCCTCATCGAGGAGAACGAGGAAGAGATCGACGAGGACCTCCAGAGCGACATCGAGGAGAAGATCGAGGACGTCCAGGAGGTCCTCGAAGACGAGGACGCCACGAAGGAGGACTACGAGGAGGTCACCGAGGAACTCTCCGAGGAACTCCAGGAGATCGGCAAGCAGATGTACGAAGGCCAGGCCCAGCAGGCCGCCGGCGGTGCGGCAGGCGGTGCCGCTGGGGCAGGGCCGGGCGGCGCTGCCGGTCCCGGCGGCGCGGGTCCTGGCGGTGCAGCAGGCGGTGCGGCCGGCCAGGGCGAGGAGTACGTCGACGCCGACTTCGAGGACGTCGACGAAGACGACGAGGAGTAA
- a CDS encoding MazG-like family protein, whose product MDEQDRVAAFVDDHDLSAPPAYRLLDLASELGEVAKELNESTAYGSDPGRATAAEDELGDTLFALLALCSELDVDAGEALETALAKYESRLDDAETPASGE is encoded by the coding sequence ATGGACGAACAGGACCGAGTCGCCGCCTTCGTCGACGACCACGACCTCTCGGCACCGCCAGCTTACCGACTGCTCGATCTGGCCTCGGAACTGGGCGAGGTCGCCAAGGAACTCAACGAGTCGACGGCCTACGGGAGCGACCCCGGACGCGCGACCGCCGCCGAAGACGAACTCGGGGACACGCTGTTCGCGCTGCTTGCGCTGTGTTCGGAACTGGACGTCGACGCCGGCGAGGCGTTGGAGACGGCGCTGGCGAAATACGAATCGCGCCTCGACGACGCGGAGACGCCGGCCAGCGGAGAGTAA
- a CDS encoding DEAD/DEAH box helicase family protein has translation MSLTLSYDSGTVRLQGDYPADLPGVQADERSKSGRAPAYRYADLRQALDEAGVTYTDRVLSLPDLSLSTTYDLRAYQRTALDAWHDAGDRGCLELPTGSGKTVVGIAAAVALGTPTLVVVPTIDLLDQWERELDREFDVPIGRLGGGEQRLEPVTVATYDSAYLRADEIGDQFGLVVFDEVHHLGGEGYRDIARLLAAPARLGLTATFERPDGAHEVIEDLVGPVVHRIGVDDLAGEHLADYDIKRIEVSLTPAERERYEAAQSTFTDYLAQSNIRMESGSDYQELVKRSGTDPRAREALLAKQRAREVMMNAQRKVDRLGTLLDRHREDRIIVFTAYTDLVYRLSERFLLPAITHETSAGERREILDRFREGDYSRVVTANVLDEGVDVPDANVAVVLSGSGSEREFTQRLGRILRPTDDGSRALLYELVTEETAEENVAARRR, from the coding sequence GTGTCGTTGACGCTCAGTTACGACAGCGGGACCGTCCGTCTGCAGGGTGACTATCCGGCCGATCTCCCTGGCGTACAGGCCGACGAGCGGTCGAAAAGTGGGCGTGCCCCCGCCTACCGGTACGCCGACCTGCGACAGGCACTCGACGAGGCCGGAGTCACGTACACGGATCGAGTGCTGTCGCTCCCCGATCTGTCGCTCTCGACGACCTACGACCTCCGAGCGTACCAGCGGACGGCACTGGACGCCTGGCACGACGCCGGCGACAGGGGGTGTCTCGAACTCCCGACCGGCAGTGGGAAGACAGTCGTCGGTATCGCCGCGGCGGTCGCCCTGGGGACGCCGACGCTCGTGGTCGTCCCGACGATCGATCTCCTGGACCAGTGGGAGCGGGAACTCGACCGGGAGTTCGACGTACCGATCGGTCGACTGGGCGGGGGCGAGCAACGCCTCGAACCCGTCACGGTCGCGACCTACGACTCTGCCTATCTCAGGGCCGACGAGATCGGCGACCAGTTCGGTCTCGTCGTCTTCGACGAAGTCCACCACCTCGGCGGTGAGGGGTACCGCGACATCGCGCGGCTCCTGGCGGCCCCGGCCAGACTGGGATTGACAGCGACCTTCGAACGACCCGACGGCGCACACGAGGTGATCGAGGATCTCGTCGGGCCGGTCGTCCACCGCATCGGCGTCGACGACCTGGCGGGCGAGCACCTCGCCGACTACGACATCAAACGGATCGAAGTGTCGTTGACACCTGCGGAACGGGAGCGCTACGAGGCCGCTCAATCGACGTTTACCGACTACCTCGCACAGTCGAATATCCGTATGGAGTCGGGGAGCGACTACCAGGAACTCGTCAAGCGGTCGGGAACCGACCCGCGCGCTCGGGAGGCGCTGCTGGCCAAGCAGCGGGCACGCGAGGTGATGATGAACGCCCAGCGGAAGGTCGATCGGCTCGGGACGCTCCTCGACCGCCACCGGGAGGACCGGATCATCGTCTTCACCGCCTACACCGATCTGGTCTATCGGCTCTCCGAGCGGTTCCTGCTGCCGGCGATCACCCACGAGACGAGCGCCGGCGAGCGCCGCGAGATCCTCGATCGGTTCCGGGAGGGCGACTACTCCCGGGTCGTCACCGCGAACGTCCTCGACGAGGGAGTGGACGTGCCCGACGCGAACGTCGCGGTGGTGCTCTCGGGGAGCGGCTCCGAACGGGAGTTCACTCAACGGCTCGGGCGGATCCTCAGACCGACCGACGACGGCTCGCGCGCACTGCTGTACGAACTGGTCACCGAGGAGACCGCCGAGGAGAACGTCGCCGCACGCCGGCGGTGA
- a CDS encoding YndJ family protein yields MGVPERDRLPALADASAVFGAAGWLAVVLAGVFGPIRDIVALAMLVLVPLALRLADTPRRDGTRSGWYRAAVVGQPVAAVAGVVSLTLPAGTTATLVAVPWALATVLVAGFGAWRLLGRGPWPVEELAVDAGLLYIVVGGVALLFDRSGTALVFEPLIVTLTIVHFHYAGSALPVLAGLAGRDAPGGYRGRLLRATTGIVVIGPGIIGIGITAAALDLPFAAVVEFAGVAAFTVAVAVFSLSVLVGVVPRRENGAQRLLLGVASVAVTVSMGFAVLYGLARATGGTYLGINAASFDLMVTYHGQLNAYAFALPALVGWRLAIPGTRSRQPGVAFSRLHGGWRIGPEFLDRRGMTTDAAVTGMVTTVDEYARAGFDPDAVAPAVTRFYEHSGSYELSVDPAWDTPWRTLAALYRPLAVRVGQLSVPRQAIGGDAVLRGRVVGVDTGEGRADQRAWIRSNADRVDDARRMTYVGVYDRSVADDTAFLRVAFPLPGGNLTGLLRLENGGSDGDGLVLSSFPTPGNADDAGLYLVVGGVGLRLPLNERLVVVPDGDGVHATHRVEALGLRLFTLTYGIQPTDESLMLGPTAQ; encoded by the coding sequence ATGGGGGTCCCGGAGCGTGATCGGCTCCCAGCGCTGGCCGACGCCAGTGCCGTTTTCGGGGCAGCCGGCTGGCTCGCGGTCGTGCTCGCCGGCGTGTTCGGCCCGATCCGCGATATCGTCGCACTGGCGATGCTCGTTCTCGTTCCGCTCGCGCTTCGACTCGCAGACACGCCGCGACGCGACGGGACCCGGTCGGGCTGGTACCGGGCAGCCGTGGTCGGCCAGCCGGTGGCGGCCGTCGCCGGCGTGGTCTCGCTGACGCTCCCGGCGGGGACGACGGCGACGCTCGTGGCGGTGCCCTGGGCGCTTGCGACCGTGCTCGTCGCGGGCTTTGGCGCCTGGCGACTCCTCGGACGCGGCCCCTGGCCGGTCGAAGAACTGGCGGTCGACGCCGGCTTGCTCTACATCGTCGTCGGAGGCGTCGCGTTGCTGTTCGACCGCTCGGGGACCGCGCTCGTCTTCGAGCCACTCATCGTCACGCTGACCATCGTCCACTTCCACTACGCCGGCTCCGCCCTGCCGGTGCTGGCGGGGCTTGCCGGCCGGGACGCTCCCGGTGGATACCGCGGTCGGCTGCTCCGGGCGACGACCGGTATCGTCGTGATCGGCCCGGGTATCATCGGCATCGGGATCACTGCGGCCGCGCTCGATCTCCCGTTCGCGGCCGTCGTGGAGTTCGCTGGTGTCGCCGCTTTTACCGTCGCTGTCGCCGTGTTCTCGCTCTCGGTTCTCGTCGGTGTGGTTCCTCGCCGGGAGAACGGCGCTCAGCGACTGCTACTCGGTGTGGCCTCCGTCGCAGTGACGGTCTCGATGGGGTTTGCGGTCCTCTACGGGCTCGCGCGGGCGACGGGCGGGACCTACCTCGGTATCAACGCCGCGTCGTTCGACCTGATGGTCACCTACCACGGCCAGCTCAACGCCTACGCGTTCGCCCTCCCGGCGTTGGTGGGCTGGCGACTGGCGATCCCCGGCACTCGCTCCCGCCAGCCCGGCGTCGCGTTCAGTCGCCTCCACGGTGGCTGGCGTATCGGCCCGGAGTTCCTGGACCGCAGGGGAATGACGACAGACGCGGCCGTGACTGGGATGGTCACGACCGTCGACGAGTACGCACGTGCCGGGTTCGATCCCGATGCGGTGGCACCGGCGGTCACACGCTTCTACGAGCACTCCGGGAGCTACGAACTCTCCGTCGACCCGGCCTGGGACACGCCGTGGCGAACGCTCGCAGCGCTCTACCGGCCGCTCGCGGTCCGGGTGGGACAGCTCTCGGTGCCACGGCAGGCCATCGGCGGCGACGCGGTCCTCCGGGGCCGTGTCGTCGGGGTCGACACCGGCGAGGGACGGGCCGATCAGCGGGCGTGGATACGATCGAACGCCGACCGTGTCGACGACGCCCGGCGGATGACCTACGTCGGCGTCTACGATCGCTCTGTCGCCGACGACACGGCGTTTCTCCGCGTGGCGTTTCCGCTCCCGGGCGGGAACCTGACCGGACTCCTCCGCCTCGAAAACGGCGGCAGCGACGGCGACGGACTGGTGCTCTCGTCGTTCCCAACGCCGGGAAACGCCGACGACGCGGGGCTGTATCTCGTCGTCGGCGGGGTCGGCCTGCGGCTCCCGCTCAACGAACGGCTCGTCGTCGTCCCCGACGGCGACGGCGTCCACGCGACACACCGTGTCGAAGCCCTCGGTCTCAGGCTGTTCACGCTGACCTACGGTATCCAGCCGACCGACGAATCACTGATGCTGGGACCCACGGCACAGTAG
- the dnaJ gene encoding molecular chaperone DnaJ: MSQDFYEILGVSQDASEDEIKEAYREKAREYHPDVSDDPNAEEKFKQAKKAKEVLTDEEKRQMYDQMGHERFEQAEKRGGAGGAGGAGGRGGMGGDPFGGAGGFDMQDIFDQFFGGGGGRGGGNRPRQGQDLQTRMEIDLEEAYEGATKQLTVTRPEQCEDCNGNGHPPGTDSETCPECNGQGQTTRVQQTPMGRVQQTATCRRCEGDGTLYDETCSTCGGNGVVNNEASLEVEIPAGIADGQTMRMEREGAPGERGGPNGDLLIEVTVRDHPDFERDGDDLSYQHPISFPQAVFGDTITVPTLDGEVEVDVPSGTQSGEVFRLEGKGMPRLRRRGQGDLYVQVQVVTPDSLNGEQREALEQFAEAGGEEVEVEEGFFEKLKNSL; the protein is encoded by the coding sequence ATGAGCCAGGACTTCTACGAGATACTGGGCGTCTCGCAGGACGCCTCTGAAGACGAGATCAAGGAGGCGTATCGGGAGAAAGCCAGAGAGTACCATCCGGATGTCAGCGACGACCCCAACGCCGAGGAGAAGTTCAAGCAGGCCAAGAAGGCAAAGGAGGTCCTGACCGACGAGGAGAAACGCCAGATGTACGACCAGATGGGTCACGAACGCTTCGAGCAGGCCGAAAAGCGCGGCGGTGCCGGCGGCGCCGGTGGGGCCGGCGGCCGCGGCGGGATGGGCGGGGACCCGTTCGGCGGTGCCGGCGGCTTCGACATGCAGGACATCTTCGATCAGTTCTTCGGCGGCGGTGGCGGCCGCGGCGGCGGGAACCGCCCGCGCCAGGGCCAGGACCTCCAGACGCGCATGGAGATCGACCTCGAAGAGGCCTACGAGGGCGCGACGAAGCAACTGACCGTCACCCGGCCCGAGCAGTGTGAGGACTGCAACGGGAACGGACACCCCCCAGGGACTGACTCGGAGACCTGTCCGGAGTGTAACGGCCAGGGCCAGACCACGCGCGTCCAGCAGACCCCGATGGGACGGGTCCAGCAGACGGCGACCTGCCGGCGCTGTGAGGGCGACGGCACGCTGTACGACGAGACGTGTTCGACCTGTGGCGGCAACGGCGTCGTCAACAACGAGGCCAGTCTGGAAGTCGAGATCCCGGCAGGGATCGCCGACGGCCAGACGATGCGGATGGAACGAGAGGGCGCGCCGGGCGAACGCGGCGGTCCCAACGGCGATCTGCTCATCGAGGTCACCGTCCGCGACCACCCCGACTTCGAACGCGATGGCGACGACCTCTCGTATCAACACCCGATCTCGTTCCCCCAGGCTGTCTTCGGGGACACGATCACGGTGCCGACGCTGGACGGCGAGGTCGAGGTCGACGTTCCCAGCGGGACCCAGAGCGGCGAGGTGTTCCGTCTGGAGGGCAAGGGGATGCCCCGTCTGCGCCGACGGGGCCAGGGTGACCTCTACGTCCAGGTCCAGGTCGTCACCCCGGATTCGCTCAACGGCGAACAGAGGGAGGCCCTCGAACAGTTCGCCGAGGCCGGCGGCGAGGAGGTCGAGGTCGAGGAAGGGTTCTTCGAGAAACTGAAGAACTCACTGTAG